In one Geoglobus acetivorans genomic region, the following are encoded:
- a CDS encoding ArsR/SmtB family transcription factor, whose protein sequence is MKYTGLKVLSDSKRKILQLLASGEKTWAELKMKTKLSDPVLAKHLKDLLKIGLIEEKIDREDRRKKIYTLNFEKLKELGRIRKEELNKLITILESENYDKEFEEEKINHELYRALDLLLNFIALDIDVDERLSDLVLNMVSAGWVKFEDNRLVLTDKGWKIVFEWLPTVQLQHYRVIHTGTEQIKIDDELKDTLSKLYALLLITGEKILDVIPENVKEEFLKFSEIRKEKYKEQLSQLLD, encoded by the coding sequence ATGAAATATACAGGGTTAAAAGTACTGAGTGATAGCAAGAGGAAAATCTTACAACTTTTAGCGAGTGGGGAGAAAACATGGGCGGAGTTGAAAATGAAAACAAAACTTTCTGATCCTGTTTTGGCAAAACATCTAAAAGATCTCCTAAAAATAGGGTTAATCGAAGAAAAAATCGACAGAGAAGACAGAAGAAAGAAAATCTATACGCTAAACTTCGAAAAATTGAAAGAACTTGGCAGAATAAGGAAAGAGGAACTCAACAAACTCATAACGATTTTGGAATCTGAAAATTATGACAAAGAATTTGAAGAAGAAAAAATTAATCACGAACTTTATCGAGCCCTAGATTTGTTATTGAACTTCATTGCTTTAGATATTGATGTCGATGAGAGACTATCTGATTTAGTGCTAAATATGGTTTCAGCTGGTTGGGTTAAATTTGAGGACAACAGGTTAGTACTCACTGATAAAGGGTGGAAAATCGTGTTTGAGTGGCTTCCAACAGTGCAGCTTCAGCATTATAGGGTGATCCACACTGGAACAGAGCAGATCAAAATTGATGATGAACTAAAGGACACCCTTTCAAAATTATATGCCTTGCTTTTAATTACAGGTGAGAAAATCCTTGATGTAATCCCAGAGAACGTGAAGGAGGAGTTTCTGAAATTTTCAGAGATCAGGAAAGAGAAGTACAAGGAGCAACTATCTCAGCTTCTTGATTGA
- the purB gene encoding adenylosuccinate lyase, with amino-acid sequence MHIVHPIDYRYGTPEMKRIWSEESRIRRMIWVELALLKALADKGFLSHQDYEVAKRNSREVSPERVKEIEAEIKHDVMSLVRAVSEVAGNASRWIHFGATSNDIIDTAVATQLRDSIKIFEVRLARLISILAGKAEEHKKTICLGRTHGQPALPVTYGFRFAIWTSELIRHLERMEELKKRLLVGQLSGAVGTQAAFGDDGIEIEERVMGYLNLTPAEISAQIIPRDIYCEYVEWLANLSTTLEKIALNIRLWQRSETQEVFESFDTEKQVGSSTMPHKRNPIDSEQICGLARIVRGFVEPQHQSALLWEERDLSNSSAERIILVEATILVDHILTKTIRLLRNLQIDEQRARDNLERWRGINQSEAVMIALTKKGVSRQVAHELLRRNSMKAYQTGKSLMELLIEDEELRIYLTEEEIEELLKPENYLGTSLSKIARVVEKAREVAGKYLG; translated from the coding sequence ATGCACATTGTTCATCCCATTGACTACCGGTATGGAACACCGGAAATGAAAAGAATCTGGAGCGAGGAGAGCCGCATACGAAGGATGATCTGGGTTGAGCTTGCGCTTCTGAAAGCACTTGCTGATAAGGGCTTTCTCAGCCATCAGGATTATGAAGTGGCGAAAAGAAACTCCCGTGAGGTATCTCCAGAGCGGGTTAAGGAGATTGAGGCAGAGATAAAGCATGATGTTATGAGTCTGGTCAGGGCTGTATCGGAAGTTGCAGGCAATGCAAGCAGGTGGATTCACTTCGGTGCGACATCCAACGACATCATAGATACTGCTGTTGCAACCCAGTTGAGGGACAGCATAAAGATTTTCGAGGTTAGGCTCGCCAGGCTGATCAGCATTCTGGCCGGTAAGGCCGAAGAGCATAAAAAAACTATCTGTCTTGGCAGAACACACGGACAGCCGGCACTTCCCGTGACCTATGGATTCAGGTTCGCCATCTGGACTTCTGAATTGATAAGACATCTTGAGAGGATGGAAGAACTGAAGAAGAGACTTCTCGTTGGTCAGCTGAGCGGAGCAGTGGGCACTCAGGCGGCCTTTGGGGATGACGGAATTGAGATTGAGGAAAGAGTCATGGGTTATCTGAATCTTACTCCCGCGGAAATCTCCGCTCAGATTATTCCGAGAGACATTTACTGCGAGTATGTGGAGTGGCTTGCAAATCTCTCAACAACTCTCGAAAAAATTGCCCTTAACATCAGACTGTGGCAGAGAAGCGAAACTCAGGAGGTTTTTGAAAGCTTTGATACCGAAAAGCAGGTTGGAAGCTCCACGATGCCACACAAAAGAAATCCCATTGACAGCGAACAGATATGTGGGCTTGCCAGAATTGTGAGGGGGTTTGTTGAACCACAGCACCAGTCTGCCCTGCTGTGGGAAGAGAGAGACCTTTCCAATTCTTCTGCTGAGAGAATAATTCTTGTGGAGGCAACGATTCTGGTGGATCACATCCTCACGAAAACGATAAGGTTGCTGAGAAATCTTCAGATCGATGAACAGAGGGCGAGAGATAATCTTGAAAGATGGAGGGGAATAAACCAGAGTGAGGCAGTGATGATTGCCCTGACGAAAAAAGGCGTATCAAGACAGGTTGCTCATGAATTACTGAGAAGGAACTCGATGAAAGCGTATCAGACAGGTAAAAGCCTTATGGAGCTTTTGATTGAGGATGAGGAATTGAGAATTTATCTGACAGAGGAAGAGATTGAGGAACTGCTGAAACCTGAGAATTATCTTGGGACTTCTCTTTCAAAGATCGCTCGTGTGGTCGAGAAGGCCAGAGAAGTAGCAGGAAAATATCTCGGCTGA
- a CDS encoding ribbon-helix-helix domain-containing protein, producing MVGTLRDYGMIQLNITVYPEHAKIIDKILKKQYSKPIAHKSASEIVRRAIEHYAEFLGVRLDA from the coding sequence GTGGTGGGAACGCTAAGGGATTACGGGATGATCCAGCTTAACATAACTGTATATCCAGAACACGCTAAAATCATTGATAAAATTCTGAAAAAGCAGTATTCAAAACCTATTGCCCACAAATCTGCTTCTGAAATTGTAAGACGGGCAATTGAGCATTATGCAGAGTTTCTCGGGGTAAGATTAGATGCTTAA